A region of Micromonospora sp. WMMD882 DNA encodes the following proteins:
- a CDS encoding superoxide dismutase produces the protein MAVYTLPDMPYDYGALEPAMSGQILELHHSKHHAAYVKGANDGLEQLAEARAKGDFGTLVGLEKTFAFNLSGHVLHTIFWGNLSPDGGDRPDGELAAAIDEHFGSFDAFAGQLSAATKSVQGSGWGVLGWEPLGQRLVVEQVYDHHGNVGQGTTPLLVFDAWEHAYYLQYKNVRPDYVDRLWNLVNWSDVISRFDAARATGPKI, from the coding sequence ATGGCGGTCTACACCCTGCCCGACATGCCCTACGACTACGGCGCCCTGGAGCCGGCCATGTCCGGTCAGATCCTGGAGCTGCACCACAGCAAGCACCACGCCGCGTACGTCAAGGGCGCCAACGACGGCCTCGAGCAGCTCGCCGAGGCCCGCGCCAAGGGCGACTTCGGCACCCTGGTCGGGCTGGAGAAGACGTTCGCGTTCAACCTGTCCGGCCACGTGCTGCACACCATCTTCTGGGGCAACCTGTCCCCGGACGGCGGCGACCGGCCCGACGGCGAGCTGGCGGCGGCGATCGACGAGCATTTCGGCTCGTTCGACGCGTTCGCCGGGCAACTGTCGGCGGCGACGAAGAGCGTGCAGGGCTCAGGCTGGGGTGTGCTGGGGTGGGAGCCGCTCGGGCAGCGGCTCGTCGTCGAGCAGGTCTACGACCACCACGGCAACGTCGGGCAGGGCACCACGCCGCTGCTGGTCTTCGACGCCTGGGAGCACGCCTACTACCTGCAGTACAAGAATGTGCGTCCCGACTACGTCGACCGGCTGTGGAACCTGGTCAACTGGTCGGACGTGATCTCCCGCTTCGACGCCGCCCGCGCCACGGGCCCGAAGATCTGA
- a CDS encoding mandelate racemase/muconate lactonizing enzyme family protein: MKIVGVRAYPVGLPLTEELRWGSMAVSVKGGIIVEVSTSDGLVGIGEAGFSAEYFPTVGPLINGQLGPMIIGRDPRDIGALWHDMLRATHMWGRRGIETYALSGIDIALWDLLGKTTGQPVHRLLGTAKHSVRAYFAPSLKSAEKAVAEAREAVAAGYTAIKLRVDGDLSGAVHLVQSVRSAVGAGVDLMVDANMAYDRRGALTLAKELHDLQVAWLEEPISSCSLSQYVSGHSWLADRVDIPLAGGESLLTRFEYIDLMEKLPFDIVQPDAASVGGISELKRIADMASAWNLRCVPHIGCSSGTGIGIRAGLQVILSCDNAPLIEFDAYGGLGWEGFLTDPPVVREGRVWGNEQPGIGVSVADGAEERFRVRIGE; the protein is encoded by the coding sequence ATGAAGATCGTAGGCGTACGGGCGTATCCCGTCGGGCTGCCCCTGACCGAGGAGCTGCGCTGGGGATCCATGGCGGTGAGCGTCAAGGGCGGCATCATCGTCGAGGTCAGCACCAGCGACGGACTGGTGGGCATCGGTGAGGCGGGCTTCTCGGCCGAGTACTTCCCGACCGTCGGCCCGCTGATCAACGGCCAGCTCGGCCCCATGATCATCGGTCGGGACCCGAGGGACATCGGCGCCTTGTGGCACGACATGCTGCGGGCCACCCACATGTGGGGCCGCCGCGGCATCGAGACATACGCGCTGAGCGGCATCGACATCGCGCTCTGGGATCTGCTCGGCAAGACGACCGGCCAGCCGGTGCACCGGCTGCTCGGCACGGCGAAGCACTCGGTGCGGGCGTATTTCGCCCCCTCACTGAAATCCGCGGAGAAGGCCGTCGCCGAAGCCCGGGAAGCGGTCGCGGCCGGCTACACGGCGATCAAGCTGCGGGTCGACGGGGACCTGTCCGGCGCGGTCCATCTCGTACAGTCGGTACGCTCCGCGGTCGGCGCCGGCGTCGACCTGATGGTCGACGCCAACATGGCGTACGACCGCAGGGGCGCCCTGACACTGGCCAAGGAGCTGCACGACCTCCAGGTGGCGTGGCTGGAGGAGCCGATCAGCTCCTGCAGCCTGTCACAGTACGTCTCGGGCCACTCCTGGCTGGCGGACCGGGTGGACATCCCGCTGGCCGGCGGCGAGTCGCTGCTGACCCGGTTCGAGTACATCGACCTGATGGAGAAGCTGCCGTTCGACATCGTCCAACCCGACGCCGCCAGCGTGGGCGGCATCTCCGAACTCAAGCGGATCGCCGACATGGCCAGCGCCTGGAACCTCAGGTGCGTGCCGCACATCGGTTGTTCCTCGGGCACCGGCATCGGCATCCGGGCAGGGCTTCAGGTCATTCTCAGTTGCGACAACGCCCCGCTGATCGAGTTCGACGCCTACGGCGGCCTCGGCTGGGAGGGGTTCCTCACCGACCCGCCGGTGGTCAGGGAGGGCCGGGTCTGGGGCAACGAGCAGCCCGGCATCGGGGTGAGCGTCGCCGACGGCGCGGAGGAGCGGTTCCGCGTCCGGATCGGAGAGTAG
- a CDS encoding transcriptional repressor — MDRLRRAGLRATLARRGVLEALGEAAGERRHLSATQVHQRLTGQGLTVELSTVHRVLASLVDLGVAHSVPVGAAATFGLADQPHHHAVCQGCGVMRQLPVPAVADSVAAARVVGVEVDPHGGSGGVVVYGRCAPCRTSPA; from the coding sequence ATGGACCGGCTCCGCCGCGCCGGCCTACGTGCGACCCTCGCGCGTCGCGGAGTCCTGGAAGCCCTCGGGGAGGCAGCCGGTGAGCGTCGGCACCTCAGCGCTACCCAGGTCCATCAACGACTCACCGGCCAGGGACTGACGGTGGAGCTGTCCACCGTGCACCGCGTACTGGCGAGCCTGGTCGATCTGGGGGTCGCCCATTCGGTCCCGGTCGGCGCGGCGGCGACGTTCGGGTTGGCCGACCAGCCACACCATCACGCGGTGTGCCAGGGCTGCGGCGTCATGCGCCAACTGCCGGTGCCGGCTGTCGCGGACAGTGTCGCGGCGGCCCGGGTGGTCGGGGTGGAGGTGGACCCGCACGGTGGCAGCGGCGGGGTCGTCGTCTACGGGCGGTGCGCGCCGTGCCGCACCTCGCCCGCCTGA
- the rpsN gene encoding 30S ribosomal protein S14, which produces MAKKSLVNRQARREKLVARHAPARTELKRVVAHPDTDPDVRAKTARRLSRLPPDSSPVRLRSRDQIDGRPRGVLSRFGLSRVRFRELALRGELPGIRKASW; this is translated from the coding sequence ATGGCCAAGAAAAGCCTGGTCAACCGGCAAGCCCGCCGCGAAAAACTGGTAGCCCGGCACGCCCCGGCGCGGACGGAACTCAAGCGGGTGGTCGCCCATCCGGACACCGACCCGGACGTACGCGCCAAGACGGCCCGCCGGCTCAGCCGGCTGCCACCGGACTCCAGCCCGGTACGGCTGCGGTCACGGGACCAGATCGACGGCCGTCCGCGCGGGGTGCTGTCCCGGTTCGGACTGTCCCGGGTGCGCTTCCGCGAGCTGGCCCTACGCGGCGAGCTCCCCGGGATACGCAAGGCGTCGTGGTGA
- a CDS encoding sugar ABC transporter substrate-binding protein, protein MLRTAGLLAGAGVGGSLLAGCSPNGGTRDAADGDGPASESFDEAVKKIVNGREIKIGFTPPVLSENFTQIEHAAWRRMHEYEQRFGCRWVWERQAPVGDFNAVQGTLGIVQSWVARKFDAIAVCTGANFATVQNLYRDATGKGVRIYQFNQPAELYPEDQLQTVTNVGYDNRWQSGYLAGRYIAEKLKGQGNILQIWGPSGSDWTRGRRIGFERALAENPGIKVVGEADGGYVRDKGLAAAQDLLTKNRDVNAIYGENEEMALGASQAIDTAGLKHWDGSDGILTIGADGLLSGYQQIRAGKLTATVDIGGVDQGQNLVEAIFVTAVLGQTVTQFINNPTQVVDQSNVDWHQAYTEWALAAPKKYA, encoded by the coding sequence ATGCTGCGCACCGCCGGCCTGTTGGCCGGAGCCGGTGTCGGCGGGTCCCTGTTGGCCGGCTGCTCGCCGAACGGCGGGACGAGAGATGCCGCCGACGGCGACGGACCGGCCAGCGAGTCGTTCGACGAGGCCGTCAAGAAGATCGTCAACGGCAGGGAGATCAAGATCGGTTTCACCCCGCCGGTGCTGTCCGAGAACTTCACCCAGATCGAGCACGCCGCCTGGCGCAGAATGCACGAGTACGAGCAGCGGTTCGGCTGCCGGTGGGTCTGGGAGCGGCAGGCGCCGGTCGGTGACTTCAACGCGGTCCAGGGCACCCTCGGCATCGTGCAGTCGTGGGTGGCCCGCAAGTTCGACGCCATCGCGGTGTGCACCGGCGCGAACTTCGCCACCGTCCAGAACCTGTACCGGGACGCCACCGGGAAGGGCGTCCGGATCTACCAGTTCAACCAACCGGCCGAGCTGTACCCCGAGGACCAGTTGCAGACCGTCACCAACGTCGGCTACGACAACCGCTGGCAGTCCGGATACCTCGCGGGCAGGTACATCGCCGAGAAACTCAAGGGGCAGGGCAACATCCTGCAGATCTGGGGGCCGTCCGGCTCGGACTGGACCCGCGGCCGCAGGATCGGGTTCGAGCGGGCGCTCGCCGAGAACCCGGGCATCAAGGTGGTCGGCGAGGCCGACGGTGGCTACGTACGCGACAAGGGCCTGGCCGCGGCGCAGGACCTGCTGACCAAGAACCGCGACGTCAACGCCATCTACGGCGAGAACGAGGAGATGGCGCTCGGCGCGTCCCAGGCCATCGACACCGCAGGTCTCAAGCACTGGGACGGGTCCGACGGGATCCTGACCATCGGCGCGGACGGCCTCCTCTCCGGGTACCAGCAGATCAGGGCCGGCAAGCTGACCGCCACCGTCGACATCGGCGGGGTCGACCAGGGGCAGAACCTGGTCGAGGCGATCTTCGTCACGGCGGTGCTCGGCCAGACGGTCACCCAGTTCATCAACAACCCCACCCAGGTCGTCGACCAGAGCAACGTGGACTGGCACCAGGCGTACACGGAGTGGGCGCTCGCGGCCCCCAAGAAGTACGCCTGA
- a CDS encoding GTP-binding protein yields MSSSPQAPTHAVTADPGTRPSLTVLSGFWPAATFGVARALLAADPALLLVRHDLTGIRDGVVRRVVRSGAGIVEDEQVVLRHGCVSCTLREDVLPTLVRLTRSHPGRDLVLMLPEVVEPEAVAAACACCLVDGAPITELVRVDSYVTVVDAEHLLDALASTDDLTALGIQAAEDDHRALADVVVRQIEYADTLVLWGHSPDGEFDTGRLSVLLQRMTPWATHFRVGGDRVDATRLNRLLRHTHRHRPETPGVLARGLQGYALGTHEPEPDCGVVSAVFRARRPFHPQRLHDVLEEVNAELVRSRGHFWLASQPDTVIAWEFAGGGLAMGSLGHWLVSLPTDRWDHVDDQRRLAAALDWDPYYGDRHQHLVFIGIDIDPVELHRTLTGCLLTDAELADGEQTWRAYPDPFAGCFPLDTQELADADTDGAQPA; encoded by the coding sequence ATGTCGTCGTCACCACAGGCCCCGACCCATGCCGTGACAGCGGACCCCGGCACCCGCCCGTCGCTGACCGTGCTGTCCGGGTTCTGGCCGGCGGCGACCTTCGGCGTCGCCCGCGCCCTGCTCGCCGCCGACCCGGCACTGCTGCTGGTCCGGCACGACCTGACCGGGATCCGCGACGGCGTCGTCCGACGGGTGGTCCGCAGCGGCGCCGGCATCGTCGAGGACGAGCAGGTCGTGTTGCGGCACGGCTGCGTCTCCTGCACCCTGCGCGAGGACGTGCTGCCCACCCTCGTCCGGCTCACCCGTAGCCACCCCGGTCGGGACCTGGTCCTGATGCTGCCCGAAGTGGTGGAACCGGAGGCGGTCGCCGCCGCCTGCGCCTGCTGCCTGGTCGACGGCGCGCCGATCACCGAACTCGTCCGGGTCGACTCGTACGTCACCGTCGTCGACGCCGAACACCTGCTCGACGCGCTCGCCAGCACCGACGACCTCACCGCCCTCGGCATCCAGGCCGCCGAGGACGACCACCGCGCGCTCGCCGACGTCGTGGTCCGCCAGATCGAGTACGCCGACACCCTGGTCCTCTGGGGACACTCCCCGGACGGCGAGTTCGACACCGGCAGGTTGTCGGTCCTGCTGCAACGCATGACGCCGTGGGCCACCCACTTCCGGGTCGGCGGCGACCGTGTCGACGCCACCAGGCTGAACCGGCTGCTGCGGCACACCCACCGGCACCGCCCCGAGACCCCCGGAGTGCTCGCCCGTGGTCTGCAGGGCTATGCCCTCGGCACGCACGAGCCGGAGCCCGACTGCGGAGTCGTCTCCGCCGTCTTCCGCGCCCGCCGGCCGTTTCACCCGCAGCGTCTGCACGACGTCCTCGAAGAGGTAAACGCCGAGCTCGTCCGATCCCGGGGCCACTTCTGGCTGGCCAGCCAGCCCGACACCGTGATCGCCTGGGAGTTCGCCGGCGGTGGCCTGGCCATGGGGTCCCTCGGACACTGGCTGGTCAGCCTGCCCACCGACCGCTGGGATCACGTCGACGACCAGCGCCGCCTCGCTGCCGCCCTCGACTGGGACCCCTACTACGGCGACCGGCACCAGCACCTGGTCTTCATCGGCATCGACATCGATCCCGTCGAACTGCACCGTACCCTCACCGGCTGCCTGCTCACCGACGCCGAACTCGCCGACGGCGAGCAGACCTGGCGCGCCTACCCCGACCCCTTCGCCGGCTGCTTCCCGCTGGACACGCAGGAACTGGCCGACGCCGACACCGACGGAGCGCAACCCGCATGA
- a CDS encoding type B 50S ribosomal protein L31 has product MKPGIHPEYRPVVYRDKGADFAFLTRSTATSDQTVEWTDGNTYPVIDVQISSASHPFWTGKQRLLDTAGRVEKFRQKYARRGSQGR; this is encoded by the coding sequence ATGAAGCCCGGAATCCACCCCGAGTACCGGCCCGTCGTCTACCGCGACAAGGGCGCCGACTTCGCCTTCCTCACCCGCTCCACCGCCACCAGCGACCAGACCGTCGAGTGGACCGACGGCAACACCTACCCCGTCATCGACGTCCAGATCTCCTCCGCCAGCCACCCCTTCTGGACCGGCAAGCAACGCCTGCTCGACACCGCCGGCCGGGTCGAGAAGTTCCGCCAGAAGTACGCCCGCCGCGGCTCTCAGGGTAGATGA
- a CDS encoding ABC transporter permease, producing MKNLRPGAARFLGIEGVPILLAVTAVTVGFVLAVPSFADGDSIGYYLNEEVPIFVITAGLALVIIAGGIDLSVGAVLGLSAGTSLWASMQGFHPMVSVLVGIGTGLAFGLVNGLVIVMFQLNDFIVTLGTLNVAAGLLVVLTDHVQLTGTADETFLGVAGASLGGVTSAMILTVVIIAALHLVLLRTAFGRRIRAAGMGRAPALVAGLDVGRLKLYAYLVSGGLAGFGGVLLAARLNSVQAGMAGGYELIAVAAAVLGGVSLAGGRGGIWQAALGAFLLVTLKQGFRLMGVDPLIFSIITGVCILVGVVVDRGVRRYALTLRAPAPVRTPATEPQPATIKGRR from the coding sequence ATGAAGAACCTACGCCCCGGCGCCGCCCGGTTCCTCGGGATCGAAGGCGTGCCCATCCTCCTGGCCGTCACCGCGGTCACCGTCGGCTTCGTGCTGGCCGTGCCGTCGTTCGCCGACGGCGACTCGATCGGGTACTACCTCAACGAGGAAGTACCGATCTTCGTCATCACCGCCGGGCTGGCCCTGGTCATCATCGCCGGCGGGATCGACCTCTCGGTCGGCGCGGTCCTCGGCCTCAGCGCCGGCACCTCGCTCTGGGCCTCGATGCAGGGCTTCCACCCGATGGTGTCAGTTCTGGTCGGAATCGGGACCGGGCTCGCCTTCGGGCTCGTCAACGGCCTGGTCATCGTCATGTTCCAGCTCAACGACTTCATCGTCACCCTGGGCACCCTCAACGTCGCCGCCGGCCTGCTGGTGGTGCTCACCGACCACGTCCAACTGACCGGCACGGCCGACGAGACGTTCCTCGGCGTCGCCGGCGCCTCCCTCGGCGGCGTCACCAGCGCGATGATCCTGACCGTCGTGATCATCGCGGCGCTGCACCTCGTGCTCCTGAGGACCGCTTTCGGCCGCAGGATCCGGGCGGCCGGGATGGGCCGGGCGCCGGCCCTGGTCGCCGGCCTCGACGTCGGACGGCTCAAGCTCTACGCCTACCTCGTCTCGGGCGGCCTGGCCGGCTTCGGCGGCGTCCTGCTCGCCGCCCGGCTCAACTCCGTCCAGGCCGGCATGGCCGGCGGCTACGAGCTGATCGCGGTCGCCGCGGCCGTGCTCGGTGGGGTGAGCCTCGCCGGCGGCCGGGGCGGGATCTGGCAGGCCGCCCTCGGCGCGTTCCTGCTGGTGACCCTCAAGCAGGGATTCCGCCTGATGGGCGTCGACCCGCTCATCTTCTCCATCATCACCGGCGTCTGCATCCTCGTCGGCGTCGTCGTGGACCGCGGCGTCCGCCGCTACGCCCTGACGCTACGCGCCCCGGCGCCCGTGCGGACACCGGCGACCGAACCTCAGCCGGCGACGATCAAGGGGCGACGATGA
- a CDS encoding ABC transporter permease — MTTLTDDRMSATDGRLSVLLSRIMRDPLFGILVLLVVVSAVMSAVEPTFATVGNLTNIVNAMMTVSFLAIGMTVVLIAGGLDLSVGSVMGLSAGVVASCLNNGLPIAVAFLAALGVGAGIGLVNGLLITKLGIPDLIATLAMLGLAGGFLLYWTAGVPILGYMTDTYYYIGGLRQLLGPITVPMLLVVAVCVAVSVFLRRTTYGVKFYAVGSSAAGAMNAGIRVDRIKISAYMISGLMAAVAGIHIAGRTTTVPPLIGNGYEISAIAAAVIGGASLFGGKGRVLGALVGALTLTLTRNIINLTGVESSWQAVVTGLVLILAVLANQAWSGITRSLDAPRR; from the coding sequence ATGACCACCCTCACCGACGACCGGATGTCCGCCACCGACGGGCGGCTCTCCGTGCTCCTCTCCCGGATCATGCGGGATCCGCTGTTCGGGATCCTCGTCCTGCTCGTCGTCGTGTCCGCGGTGATGTCGGCAGTCGAGCCGACCTTCGCCACCGTCGGCAACCTGACGAACATCGTCAACGCCATGATGACCGTGAGCTTCCTCGCGATCGGGATGACCGTGGTCCTGATCGCCGGTGGCCTCGACCTGTCGGTCGGGTCGGTGATGGGCCTGAGCGCCGGCGTGGTGGCGAGCTGCCTCAACAACGGGCTGCCGATCGCCGTCGCGTTCCTCGCGGCGCTCGGCGTCGGCGCCGGGATCGGCCTGGTCAACGGGCTGCTCATCACGAAGCTCGGCATCCCGGACCTGATCGCGACCCTGGCGATGCTCGGCCTGGCCGGTGGCTTCCTGCTCTACTGGACCGCCGGTGTGCCGATTCTCGGCTACATGACCGACACGTACTACTACATCGGTGGGCTGCGTCAGCTTCTCGGCCCGATCACCGTGCCGATGCTGCTGGTCGTCGCGGTCTGCGTCGCGGTCTCGGTGTTCCTCCGTCGCACCACCTACGGTGTGAAGTTCTACGCGGTCGGCAGCTCCGCGGCCGGCGCGATGAACGCCGGGATCCGCGTCGACCGCATCAAGATCTCCGCGTACATGATCAGCGGTCTGATGGCCGCCGTCGCCGGCATCCACATCGCCGGCCGCACGACCACCGTGCCGCCCCTGATCGGCAACGGCTACGAGATCAGCGCCATCGCGGCGGCCGTGATCGGCGGCGCATCGCTGTTCGGTGGCAAGGGACGGGTGCTCGGCGCGCTCGTCGGCGCGCTGACCCTGACCCTGACCCGCAACATCATCAACCTGACGGGCGTCGAGTCGAGCTGGCAGGCCGTGGTCACCGGGCTCGTCCTCATCCTCGCCGTCCTGGCGAACCAGGCGTGGAGCGGCATCACCCGTTCGCTCGACGCCCCCCGTCGCTGA
- a CDS encoding sugar ABC transporter ATP-binding protein, with product MDAPPPVPADGRQPATAPLLRMTDIRKRFQGVRALDGVSLLVHRGEIQALLGGNGAGKSTLLNVLSGLVVADSGRIELAGREVSIGHPRQAQALGISTIHQELSTVPDLTVLENIFLGREAALTGRSSPFVNRHQIARRIADLAAEFGITRSELWRPVGEFGALKKRAIEIVKALAVPPQILILDEPTSGLEEHEKTLLFEHMRSLQRRGVALIWVTHHLDEVFGLADVVTVMRDGRTIARTGTTQLTKRELAVQMFGGDATELMESAATVPTPRRRDGGESQPRLRASNLSRHGVLRDISFDLRRGEVLGVAGLAGSGRTELVRALMGLDKLSSGRIEIDGRPSRIGHPKVAYRAGLAMVPEDRKQLGILPDLSVAENISVSALGTVTAAGLLRRGRERALTDSYVRRLGIKTPGPAEPIRNLSGGNQQKAIIARCLNTKPSILIFDEPTQGIDIHAKAEVHRLIRDVVAEGTSVIVIASEFAELISLCDRVIVLNRGALVGEISDIPHRVATEGYDAVKHAIIDKASRADR from the coding sequence ATGGACGCGCCACCACCGGTGCCGGCGGACGGGCGGCAGCCCGCGACGGCTCCGCTCCTACGCATGACGGACATCCGCAAGCGGTTCCAGGGCGTCCGCGCCCTGGACGGGGTGAGCCTGCTGGTGCACAGGGGTGAGATTCAGGCTCTGCTCGGCGGGAACGGCGCGGGCAAGTCGACCCTGCTGAACGTGCTGTCCGGCCTCGTCGTCGCGGACTCCGGCAGAATCGAACTGGCCGGCCGCGAGGTGTCGATCGGACATCCCCGACAGGCGCAGGCGCTCGGCATCAGCACCATCCACCAGGAACTGTCCACCGTTCCGGACCTGACCGTGCTGGAGAACATCTTCCTCGGCCGGGAGGCGGCGCTGACCGGCAGGAGCTCACCGTTCGTCAACCGCCACCAGATCGCCCGCCGGATCGCCGACCTCGCTGCCGAGTTCGGCATCACCAGATCCGAGCTGTGGCGGCCGGTCGGCGAGTTCGGGGCGCTCAAGAAGCGGGCCATCGAGATCGTCAAGGCGCTCGCCGTACCGCCGCAGATCCTGATCCTCGACGAACCGACGTCGGGGCTCGAGGAGCACGAGAAGACGCTGCTCTTCGAGCACATGCGCAGCCTCCAGCGTCGCGGCGTCGCCCTGATCTGGGTCACCCACCACCTCGACGAGGTGTTCGGACTCGCCGACGTGGTGACCGTGATGCGCGACGGCCGGACCATCGCGCGTACCGGGACCACCCAGCTCACCAAACGTGAGCTGGCGGTGCAGATGTTCGGCGGGGACGCGACGGAGCTCATGGAGTCCGCCGCCACCGTGCCCACGCCGAGGCGGCGGGACGGTGGCGAGAGCCAGCCACGGCTGCGGGCGTCGAACCTGAGCCGCCACGGGGTGCTCCGCGACATCTCCTTCGACCTGCGGCGCGGGGAGGTCCTGGGTGTCGCCGGCCTGGCCGGCTCCGGACGAACCGAGCTGGTACGGGCGCTGATGGGCCTGGACAAACTCTCCTCCGGCCGGATCGAGATCGACGGCCGCCCCAGCCGGATCGGGCACCCCAAGGTGGCGTACCGGGCCGGACTCGCCATGGTTCCCGAGGACCGCAAGCAGTTGGGCATCCTCCCGGACCTCTCCGTCGCCGAGAACATCTCGGTCTCCGCGCTCGGCACGGTGACCGCGGCCGGCCTGCTGCGTCGAGGACGGGAACGGGCGCTCACCGACTCGTACGTCCGTCGTCTGGGGATCAAGACGCCCGGCCCGGCGGAGCCGATCCGCAACCTCAGCGGCGGCAACCAGCAGAAGGCGATCATCGCCCGTTGTCTGAACACGAAGCCGTCGATCCTCATCTTCGACGAGCCGACCCAGGGCATCGACATCCACGCGAAAGCCGAGGTCCACCGTCTCATCCGGGACGTCGTGGCGGAGGGCACCTCGGTCATCGTCATCGCCTCGGAGTTCGCCGAGCTGATCAGCCTCTGCGACCGGGTCATCGTGCTGAACCGCGGAGCGCTCGTCGGCGAGATCAGCGACATCCCCCACCGGGTGGCGACAGAGGGCTACGACGCCGTCAAGCACGCCATCATCGACAAGGCATCGAGAGCTGACCGATGA
- the rpmG gene encoding 50S ribosomal protein L33 — protein sequence MRLRSTARTGYTYVTRKNRRNDPDRLSLRKYDPIARRHVEFREAR from the coding sequence GTGCGGCTGCGCAGCACCGCACGCACCGGCTACACCTACGTCACCCGCAAGAACCGCCGCAACGACCCGGACCGCCTCTCGCTACGCAAGTACGACCCGATCGCGCGCCGCCACGTCGAGTTCCGCGAGGCCCGCTGA